In a single window of the Streptomyces sp. NBC_00091 genome:
- a CDS encoding oxidoreductase — translation MTEGTPRVWLVTGASRGLGRAVAEVVLEAGDTVVATARKVEALDGLVERFGDRVLPMPLDVTDRSAVFATVAEAGERAGRIDVLLNNAGYGLAGAVEEVDERQVRDQFEVNFFGALWMSQAVLPLMRRQGSGHLLQMSSIGGVTTYPNLGMYCASKWALEAVGETLAQEVAGFGIKVTLIEAGEFRTDWSASSMVRATPMGAYDSVLAQRRHGLSGAFAHLQPGDPRRAGVALLRLLEAEEPPLRVLLGTGAADRAPGVLRERLAAWEEWDPLARTTDFPPRTGPQETL, via the coding sequence ATGACCGAGGGGACGCCTCGGGTCTGGCTGGTCACGGGCGCCTCCCGGGGCCTGGGGCGGGCCGTCGCCGAGGTCGTCCTCGAGGCCGGTGACACGGTGGTCGCCACGGCCCGCAAGGTCGAAGCGCTCGACGGGCTCGTCGAGCGCTTCGGCGACCGGGTCCTGCCGATGCCCCTGGACGTCACCGACCGCTCGGCGGTGTTCGCCACCGTGGCCGAGGCCGGGGAACGGGCCGGACGGATCGACGTCCTGCTGAACAACGCGGGCTACGGGCTGGCCGGAGCCGTGGAGGAGGTCGACGAGCGGCAGGTGCGCGACCAGTTCGAGGTGAACTTCTTCGGCGCGCTGTGGATGTCGCAGGCCGTCCTGCCGCTGATGCGCCGCCAGGGCAGCGGCCACCTGCTCCAGATGTCCAGCATCGGGGGCGTGACCACCTACCCGAACCTGGGCATGTACTGCGCGAGCAAATGGGCCCTGGAGGCGGTCGGCGAGACCCTGGCCCAGGAGGTCGCGGGCTTCGGGATCAAGGTCACCCTCATCGAGGCGGGCGAGTTCCGGACCGACTGGAGCGCGAGTTCCATGGTGCGGGCCACGCCCATGGGCGCGTACGACTCCGTGCTCGCCCAGCGCCGGCACGGCCTGTCGGGGGCCTTCGCGCACCTCCAGCCCGGGGACCCGCGCCGGGCCGGTGTGGCGCTGCTGCGCCTGCTCGAGGCCGAGGAGCCCCCGCTGCGGGTGCTGCTGGGCACCGGCGCGGCGGACAGGGCCCCGGGCGTCCTGCGCGAGCGGCTGGCCGCCTGGGAGGAGTGGGACCCCCTGGCCCGGACCACGGACTTCCCGCCGCGGACCGGGCCGCAGGAGACCCTTTAG
- a CDS encoding ketosynthase chain-length factor produces MTTAMDTATSTAPALSDTVAAAAFADPVVTGIGVAAPNGLGTEAWWSAVLRGENGIGPLTRFEADQYPARLAGEVPGFRAADHLPGRLLPQTDHVTRLALTAADEALADADVDPAQLPDYAAGVITASSAGGYEFGQRELEALWSKGGQYVSAYQSFAWFYAVNSGQISIRNGMRGPNSVLVSEQAGGLDAVAQARRQLRKGIRLVVTGGMDSSLCPWGWAAHLAGGELSTGEDPDRAFLPFSAEAGGHVVGEGGALLVLEDAAAARERGAEAYGSVAGYAATFDPPPGSGGAPRLGDAAALALREAGIAPADVDVVFADAAGRREADRAEARAIADLFGEYAVPVTAPKTMTGRLAAGGASLDLAAALLSLRDGVIPPTVNTGPPAEDCPIDLVTEIRKPERLHIALVLARGRGGFNAAMVVRGR; encoded by the coding sequence ATGACCACCGCCATGGACACCGCCACCAGCACCGCCCCCGCTCTGTCGGACACCGTGGCCGCCGCCGCCTTCGCCGACCCGGTCGTCACCGGGATCGGCGTCGCCGCCCCGAACGGCCTGGGCACCGAGGCCTGGTGGAGCGCGGTCCTGCGCGGCGAGAACGGCATCGGCCCCCTCACCCGCTTCGAGGCGGACCAGTACCCGGCCCGCCTCGCCGGCGAGGTCCCGGGCTTCCGCGCCGCGGACCACCTGCCCGGCCGGCTGCTGCCGCAGACCGACCACGTGACCCGGCTCGCCCTCACCGCGGCCGACGAGGCCCTCGCCGACGCGGACGTGGACCCGGCCCAGCTGCCCGACTACGCGGCCGGCGTGATCACCGCCAGCTCCGCGGGCGGCTACGAGTTCGGCCAGCGCGAGCTGGAGGCCCTGTGGAGCAAGGGCGGCCAGTACGTCAGCGCGTACCAGTCCTTCGCCTGGTTCTACGCCGTCAACAGCGGCCAGATCTCCATCAGGAACGGGATGCGCGGCCCCAACAGCGTCCTGGTCAGCGAGCAGGCCGGCGGGCTCGACGCGGTGGCCCAGGCCCGCCGCCAGCTCCGCAAGGGCATCCGGCTGGTCGTCACCGGCGGCATGGACTCCTCGCTCTGCCCCTGGGGCTGGGCCGCCCACCTGGCCGGCGGCGAGCTGAGCACCGGCGAGGACCCCGACCGCGCCTTCCTGCCCTTCTCCGCCGAGGCCGGCGGGCACGTCGTCGGCGAGGGCGGCGCGCTGCTCGTCCTCGAGGACGCGGCCGCCGCCCGCGAGCGGGGCGCCGAGGCCTACGGATCCGTCGCCGGGTACGCCGCCACCTTCGACCCGCCGCCCGGCTCCGGCGGCGCCCCGCGCCTGGGCGACGCCGCCGCGCTGGCCCTGCGTGAGGCCGGGATCGCCCCCGCCGACGTCGACGTGGTCTTCGCCGACGCGGCCGGCCGCCGCGAGGCCGACCGCGCCGAGGCCCGGGCCATCGCCGACCTGTTCGGGGAGTACGCGGTCCCCGTGACCGCCCCCAAGACCATGACGGGCCGGCTCGCCGCGGGCGGCGCCTCCCTCGACCTGGCCGCCGCCCTGCTCTCCCTGCGGGACGGGGTGATCCCGCCGACCGTCAACACCGGCCCGCCCGCCGAGGACTGCCCGATCGACCTGGTGACCGAGATCCGGAAGCCCGAGCGGCTGCACATCGCCCTGGTCCTGGCGCGCGGCCGGGGCGGCTTCAACGCGGCCATGGTGGTCCGGGGACGGTGA
- a CDS encoding DegT/DnrJ/EryC1/StrS aminotransferase family protein, producing the protein MINLFQPQVGAEELDAVAGVFHDRRLGSGRRTRAFEAAFAEHLGIPAEHVVFTSSGTSALHLAVETLDLQDGDEVVLPSIGLPATAEAIAGRAGRPIFCDVDRRTLNPALEDIEAVLTDRTRAVLLLHYGGRTGDVVRIAARCRERGIVLIEDGACSVASRVDGLPAGTFGDLAVWSFDPGRVIVTGDGGMVYAKDPERAARTRLLAHRGLVRASSFGHGALPPGQGEPDLPEYGRGIVGNDLTAAIGHVQLRRLPEMVERRTLIAERYDRELAGTEGLLTPPPLPEGQESTHCLYWVQLDPAIKDKVVGDLLAEEIYTTSHYAPLHRVRAQDAAEEPPAARLPACDWAVDRTVRLPLHPGLSDEDVAAVIGSLRRAVRSRLAEASTEEGLTVKDTQ; encoded by the coding sequence ATGATCAATCTGTTTCAGCCCCAGGTCGGAGCGGAGGAACTCGACGCGGTCGCCGGGGTGTTCCACGACCGACGGCTCGGCAGCGGGCGGCGGACCAGGGCCTTCGAGGCGGCCTTCGCCGAGCACCTGGGGATCCCCGCCGAGCACGTCGTCTTCACCAGCTCCGGCACCTCCGCCCTGCACCTGGCCGTGGAGACCCTCGACCTCCAGGACGGCGACGAGGTCGTACTGCCCTCCATCGGCCTGCCCGCCACCGCCGAGGCCATCGCCGGCCGCGCCGGCCGCCCGATCTTCTGCGACGTCGACCGCCGCACGCTCAACCCGGCACTGGAGGACATCGAGGCCGTCCTCACCGACCGCACCCGGGCCGTCCTCCTGCTGCACTACGGCGGCCGCACGGGCGACGTCGTACGCATCGCCGCGCGCTGCCGCGAACGGGGCATCGTCCTGATCGAGGACGGCGCCTGCTCCGTCGCCTCCCGCGTCGACGGCCTGCCCGCGGGCACCTTCGGCGACCTCGCCGTCTGGAGCTTCGACCCGGGCCGGGTCATCGTCACCGGCGACGGCGGCATGGTGTACGCCAAGGACCCCGAGCGGGCCGCCCGGACCAGGCTCCTCGCGCACCGCGGCCTCGTCCGGGCCAGCAGCTTCGGCCACGGCGCCCTGCCGCCCGGCCAGGGGGAGCCCGACCTGCCCGAGTACGGCCGCGGCATCGTCGGCAACGACCTGACCGCGGCCATCGGCCACGTACAGCTGCGCCGGCTCCCCGAGATGGTGGAGCGGCGCACGCTGATCGCGGAGCGCTACGACCGGGAGCTGGCCGGGACCGAGGGGCTGCTGACGCCCCCGCCGCTGCCCGAGGGCCAGGAGTCCACCCACTGCCTCTACTGGGTGCAGCTGGACCCCGCCATCAAGGACAAGGTCGTCGGCGACCTGCTCGCCGAGGAGATCTACACCACCTCCCACTACGCCCCCCTGCACCGGGTCCGGGCCCAGGACGCCGCAGAGGAGCCCCCGGCGGCCCGGCTCCCCGCCTGCGACTGGGCCGTCGACCGCACCGTGCGCCTGCCCCTGCACCCCGGGCTCAGCGACGAGGACGTGGCCGCCGTCATCGGCTCCCTGCGCAGGGCAGTGCGGTCGCGGCTCGCCGAAGCCAGCACAGAAGAAGGACTCACCGTGAAGGACACCCAATGA
- the ccrA gene encoding crotonyl-CoA carboxylase/reductase, producing the protein MDEIVKALLSEDAAPADFAALALPESYRGNVVLRDETGMFEGIPSAEKDPRKSLHLQHVPTPEPGPGEALVAVMASAINYNTVWSSIFEPLATFGFLERYGRLSELTKRHDLPYHVLGSDLSGVVLRTGPGVNRWKAGDRVVAHCLSVELESAEGHGDTMLDPEQRIWGFETNFGGLAELALVKSNQLMPKPEHLTWEEAASPGLVNSTAYRQLVSRNGAGMKQGDNVLIWGASGGLGSYATQLALAGGANPICVVSSPEKADICRSMGAEAVIDRNAEGYKFWKDEHTQDPREWKRFGKRIRELTGGEDVDIVFEHPGRETFGASVYVTRKGGTIVTCASTSGFMHEYDNRYLWMSLKRIIGSHFANYREAWEANRLVAKGKIHPTLSKVYSLEETGQAAYDVHRNLHQGKVGVLALAPEEGLGVRDHELRARHLDAINRFRAH; encoded by the coding sequence GTGGACGAGATCGTCAAGGCCCTGCTCTCCGAGGACGCCGCGCCGGCCGACTTCGCGGCGCTCGCCCTGCCCGAGTCGTACCGGGGCAACGTGGTGCTCCGCGACGAGACGGGCATGTTCGAGGGGATCCCCTCGGCGGAGAAGGACCCGCGCAAGTCCCTGCACCTCCAGCACGTGCCGACGCCGGAGCCCGGCCCGGGCGAGGCTCTGGTCGCGGTGATGGCGAGCGCCATCAACTACAACACCGTCTGGAGCTCGATCTTCGAGCCGCTGGCGACCTTCGGCTTCCTGGAGCGCTACGGCCGCCTGTCGGAGCTCACCAAGCGCCACGACCTCCCGTACCACGTACTGGGTTCGGACCTGTCGGGCGTGGTGCTGCGCACCGGCCCCGGGGTGAACCGCTGGAAGGCCGGGGACCGGGTCGTCGCGCACTGCCTGTCCGTGGAGCTGGAGTCGGCCGAGGGGCACGGCGACACGATGCTCGACCCGGAGCAGCGCATCTGGGGCTTCGAGACCAACTTCGGCGGCCTGGCGGAGCTCGCACTGGTGAAGTCGAACCAGCTGATGCCCAAGCCCGAGCACCTGACCTGGGAGGAGGCCGCCTCCCCCGGTCTGGTCAACTCCACGGCCTACCGCCAGCTGGTCTCGCGCAACGGCGCCGGCATGAAGCAGGGCGACAACGTCCTGATCTGGGGCGCCAGCGGCGGCCTCGGCTCGTACGCCACCCAGCTGGCGCTGGCCGGTGGGGCCAACCCGATCTGTGTGGTCTCCAGCCCGGAGAAGGCCGACATCTGCCGCTCCATGGGCGCGGAGGCGGTCATCGACCGCAACGCCGAGGGCTACAAGTTCTGGAAGGACGAGCACACGCAGGACCCGCGCGAGTGGAAGCGCTTCGGCAAGCGGATCCGCGAGCTGACCGGCGGCGAGGACGTGGACATCGTCTTCGAGCACCCGGGCCGCGAGACCTTCGGCGCGAGCGTCTACGTCACCCGCAAGGGCGGCACGATCGTCACCTGCGCCTCCACCTCCGGCTTCATGCACGAGTACGACAACCGCTACCTGTGGATGTCACTCAAGCGGATCATCGGCTCGCACTTCGCGAACTACCGCGAGGCCTGGGAGGCCAACCGCCTCGTCGCGAAGGGCAAGATCCACCCCACCCTGTCGAAGGTCTACTCCCTCGAGGAGACCGGCCAGGCGGCGTACGACGTGCACCGCAACCTCCACCAGGGCAAGGTCGGCGTCCTCGCGCTGGCCCCCGAGGAGGGCCTGGGCGTACGCGACCACGAGCTGCGCGCCAGGCACCTCGATGCGATCAACCGCTTCCGCGCGCACTGA
- a CDS encoding class I adenylate-forming enzyme family protein, whose product MPIFRYPELPLDGLLRRAAVRDPAACAVRSAHGLRTFAELDARADRFAAYVEHTLGRRGARVGVANTLDADFAAAYYGTLRGGSTVVLLNPLIRAAGLRHVCEDAGVEIAFVPTATAEQLVKMADRLPLLRAVVVTDAPDGIVPSDALPLSVALDGAPPFAPGAPAPFDPDTEACVQFTTGTTGRPKGVRLTHRNLVANAVQTAAAHRLDADSVTLNNLPLYQPMHLNSAVYAGACQVLCACPRPAAALDLADRTGATHFYTLPARLHQLAADIRFAEGPGGADLPDPVPGRPGRLTVVLSGGSALAPADARLLAGRLGVPVLQGYGMAELSPLTHSQRPDAATGSGTVGAPVPGTECRIVDPLTGTPLGPAETGEVQVRGPQLMAGYLGESGPPADAEGWFSTGDAGRLGPDGELFLADRLDDVFSYDSELVSPTAVEAVLAADPRVGDCVVVGWPDPVHGAVVWLGIVLAHPTAPGLLDVLDSIVEEANAQLAPHEQIRRVEVLDAVPRSPTGKPERRSLRRDLRRRAAAEAAV is encoded by the coding sequence GTGCCGATCTTCAGATACCCGGAACTGCCGCTCGACGGGCTGCTGCGCCGGGCCGCGGTACGCGACCCCGCCGCCTGCGCGGTCCGCAGCGCCCACGGCCTGCGGACCTTCGCCGAACTCGACGCCCGCGCCGACCGCTTCGCCGCCTACGTGGAGCACACCCTGGGCCGGCGCGGGGCCCGCGTCGGCGTCGCGAACACCCTCGACGCGGACTTCGCCGCCGCCTACTACGGCACCCTGCGCGGCGGCAGCACCGTCGTCCTGCTCAACCCGCTGATCCGGGCGGCGGGCCTGCGCCACGTGTGCGAGGACGCCGGCGTCGAGATCGCCTTCGTACCCACCGCCACCGCCGAACAGCTCGTCAAGATGGCGGACCGGCTGCCCCTGCTGCGCGCGGTCGTCGTCACCGACGCACCCGACGGGATCGTGCCCTCCGACGCCCTGCCGCTGTCCGTCGCCCTGGACGGCGCACCGCCCTTCGCTCCCGGCGCGCCCGCCCCCTTCGACCCGGACACCGAAGCCTGCGTGCAGTTCACGACGGGCACCACCGGCCGGCCCAAGGGGGTGCGCCTGACCCACCGCAACCTCGTCGCCAACGCGGTGCAGACCGCGGCCGCCCACCGGCTCGACGCGGACTCGGTGACCCTGAACAACCTGCCGCTCTACCAGCCGATGCACCTCAACTCGGCCGTCTACGCGGGCGCCTGCCAGGTGCTGTGCGCCTGCCCCCGCCCGGCCGCCGCACTCGACCTGGCCGACCGCACCGGAGCCACCCACTTCTACACACTGCCCGCCCGCCTGCACCAGCTCGCCGCCGACATCCGCTTCGCCGAGGGGCCGGGCGGCGCGGACCTGCCGGACCCCGTCCCCGGCCGGCCCGGCCGGCTCACCGTCGTCCTCTCAGGCGGCAGCGCGCTCGCCCCCGCCGACGCCCGGCTGCTGGCCGGGCGGCTCGGCGTACCCGTGCTCCAGGGCTACGGAATGGCCGAACTCTCCCCCCTCACCCACTCCCAGAGACCCGACGCCGCGACCGGCAGCGGCACCGTCGGCGCGCCCGTGCCCGGCACCGAATGCCGCATCGTGGATCCGCTGACCGGTACCCCGCTGGGCCCGGCCGAGACCGGCGAGGTACAGGTGCGCGGACCCCAGCTGATGGCCGGCTACCTCGGCGAGAGCGGCCCCCCGGCCGACGCCGAGGGCTGGTTCTCCACCGGGGACGCCGGCCGGCTCGGCCCGGACGGGGAACTCTTCCTCGCCGACCGCCTCGACGACGTCTTCTCGTACGACAGCGAACTCGTCTCGCCCACCGCCGTCGAAGCCGTCCTCGCCGCCGACCCCCGGGTCGGCGACTGCGTCGTCGTCGGCTGGCCCGACCCCGTCCACGGGGCCGTCGTCTGGCTCGGCATCGTCCTCGCCCACCCGACCGCCCCGGGGCTGCTCGACGTACTCGACTCGATCGTCGAGGAAGCCAACGCCCAGCTCGCACCGCACGAGCAGATCCGCCGGGTCGAGGTCCTCGACGCCGTCCCGCGCAGCCCCACGGGCAAGCCGGAGCGCCGCTCGCTGCGCCGCGACCTGCGCCGGCGGGCGGCGGCCGAGGCCGCCGTCTAG
- the fabG gene encoding 3-oxoacyl-ACP reductase FabG, with product MPDQDQDQTKRVAVVTGATSGIGLEVARTLASSGHRVFIGARDADNVARTVKELTAEGLEVDGASVDVRSGEGVRAWIEAAVERFGTIDVVVNNAGRSGGGVTADITDELWNDVIETNLNSVFRVTREALNTGGLRAKNRGRIINIASTAGKQGVVLGAPYSASKHGVVGFTKALGNELAPTGITVNAVCPGYVETPMAERVRQGYAAAYSTTEAAVLEKFQAKIPLGRYSTPQEVAGLVGYLASDTAASITSQALNVCGGLGNF from the coding sequence ATGCCGGACCAGGACCAGGACCAGACCAAGCGTGTTGCCGTTGTCACGGGCGCGACCAGCGGTATCGGCCTGGAAGTGGCCCGCACCCTGGCCTCCTCGGGCCACCGCGTCTTCATCGGCGCCCGGGACGCCGACAACGTCGCCCGGACCGTGAAGGAGCTGACCGCCGAGGGCCTCGAGGTCGACGGCGCGAGCGTCGACGTCCGCAGCGGGGAGGGCGTACGCGCCTGGATCGAGGCCGCCGTCGAGCGCTTCGGCACCATCGACGTGGTGGTCAACAACGCCGGCCGCTCGGGCGGCGGGGTCACCGCCGACATCACCGACGAGCTGTGGAACGACGTCATCGAGACCAACCTCAACAGCGTCTTCCGCGTCACCCGCGAGGCCCTGAACACCGGCGGGCTGCGCGCCAAGAACCGCGGCCGGATCATCAACATCGCCTCCACCGCGGGCAAGCAGGGCGTGGTCCTCGGCGCCCCCTACTCGGCCTCCAAGCACGGCGTGGTGGGCTTCACCAAGGCGCTGGGCAACGAGCTGGCCCCGACGGGCATCACCGTCAACGCCGTCTGCCCCGGCTACGTCGAGACCCCGATGGCCGAGCGCGTCCGCCAGGGCTACGCCGCCGCGTACAGCACCACCGAGGCGGCCGTCCTGGAGAAGTTCCAGGCCAAGATCCCCCTCGGCCGCTACTCCACGCCCCAGGAGGTCGCCGGGCTGGTGGGCTACCTGGCCTCCGACACCGCCGCCTCCATCACCTCGCAGGCCCTCAACGTCTGCGGCGGCCTCGGGAACTTCTGA
- a CDS encoding beta-ketoacyl synthase: MSRRVVITGIGVVAPGGVGTKEYWARLTSGRTATRAISLFDASGFRSRIAAEVDFDPLAHGFTPEDVARLDRAAQFALVSAGEAMRDSGLDTAALDPTRTGVTLGSAVGCTTGLDTEYNAVSRGGSTWQVDHTLAVPHLFDYFVPSSMAAEVAWRVGAQGPVSMVSTGCTSGLDSIGHAVELIREGSADVMVTGATEAPISPITVACFDAIKATSPSNEDPETASRPFDATRNGFVLGEGSAVLVLEELESARRRGAHVYAEIAGFASRGNAYHMTGLRAEGREMAEAITVALDEARLDAGAVDYVNAHGSGTKQNDRHETAAFKRSLGQRAYEVPVSSIKSMIGHSLGAIGSLEVAASALAIEHNTVPPTANLRNPDPSCDLDYIPLTAREHRTDTVLSVGSGFGGFQSAMILTRPRLGDAA; the protein is encoded by the coding sequence ATGAGCCGACGCGTCGTCATCACCGGAATCGGCGTGGTCGCACCCGGGGGAGTGGGCACCAAGGAGTACTGGGCCCGGCTCACCTCCGGCCGGACCGCGACCCGCGCCATCAGCCTCTTCGACGCATCGGGCTTCCGCTCCCGCATCGCGGCCGAGGTCGACTTCGACCCGCTCGCCCACGGGTTCACCCCCGAGGACGTGGCACGCCTGGACCGGGCCGCCCAGTTCGCGCTGGTCAGCGCCGGCGAGGCGATGCGCGACAGCGGGCTCGACACCGCGGCCCTGGACCCGACGCGTACGGGTGTCACCCTCGGCAGCGCGGTGGGCTGCACCACCGGCCTGGACACCGAGTACAACGCGGTGAGCAGGGGCGGCTCCACCTGGCAGGTCGACCACACCCTCGCCGTGCCCCACCTGTTCGACTACTTCGTGCCCAGCTCGATGGCGGCCGAGGTGGCCTGGCGCGTCGGGGCGCAGGGGCCCGTCTCCATGGTCTCCACCGGCTGCACCTCGGGGCTGGACTCCATCGGCCACGCCGTGGAGCTGATCCGCGAGGGCAGCGCCGACGTGATGGTCACCGGGGCCACCGAGGCCCCCATCTCGCCCATCACCGTCGCCTGCTTCGACGCCATCAAGGCCACCTCGCCCAGCAACGAGGACCCGGAGACCGCCTCCCGGCCCTTCGACGCCACCCGCAACGGGTTCGTCCTCGGCGAGGGCTCGGCCGTCCTCGTCCTCGAGGAGCTGGAGAGCGCCCGCCGGCGCGGGGCCCACGTGTACGCGGAGATCGCCGGCTTCGCCAGCCGCGGCAACGCCTACCACATGACGGGTCTGCGCGCCGAGGGCCGCGAGATGGCGGAGGCCATCACCGTCGCCCTCGACGAGGCCCGCCTCGACGCCGGCGCCGTCGACTACGTCAACGCCCACGGCTCCGGCACCAAGCAGAACGACCGGCACGAGACCGCCGCCTTCAAGCGCAGCCTCGGACAGCGCGCGTACGAGGTCCCGGTCAGCTCCATCAAGTCGATGATCGGACACTCCCTGGGCGCGATCGGCTCCCTGGAGGTGGCCGCCAGCGCGCTGGCCATCGAGCACAACACGGTCCCCCCGACCGCCAACCTGCGCAACCCCGACCCGAGCTGCGACCTGGACTACATCCCGCTGACCGCCCGGGAGCACCGCACCGACACCGTGCTCAGCGTCGGCAGCGGTTTCGGGGGCTTCCAGAGCGCCATGATCCTGACCCGCCCGCGTCTGGGAGATGCCGCATGA
- a CDS encoding MBL fold metallo-hydrolase encodes MTGSTGAPLLREVAEHVHAYVQPDGGWCLNNAGLISAGDRPVLIDTAATEARARALKDAVSRVTPHAPRFVVNTHAHGDHTFGNRFFADRAVIVAHEGTRAEMELAGLHLTGLWPDVPWGEVRVELPGLTFRDALPLRAGEVRVELLHLGTAHTTNDTVVWLPAQRVLFTGDIVMSGATPFCLSGSVSGSLAVIEELRALGPTTVVAGHGPVGGPELLDTTAGYLRHVQRLAAEGIAAGLTPLETAHEADLGPFAGLLDSERLVPNLHRAYAEAAGAPPGHPLDIEGMFCEMVAFHGGLPACSA; translated from the coding sequence GTGACCGGCAGCACCGGCGCGCCGCTGCTGCGGGAGGTGGCCGAGCACGTCCACGCGTACGTCCAGCCGGACGGCGGATGGTGCCTCAACAACGCGGGCCTCATCAGTGCGGGCGACCGGCCCGTGCTGATCGACACGGCCGCCACCGAGGCCCGCGCGAGGGCGCTGAAGGATGCCGTCTCCCGGGTCACCCCGCACGCCCCGCGCTTCGTGGTCAACACCCACGCGCACGGCGACCACACCTTCGGCAACCGGTTCTTCGCCGACCGGGCGGTGATCGTCGCGCACGAGGGGACCCGGGCCGAGATGGAGCTGGCCGGGCTGCACCTGACCGGCCTGTGGCCCGACGTCCCCTGGGGCGAGGTCCGCGTGGAGCTGCCCGGGCTGACCTTCCGCGACGCGCTCCCCCTCCGGGCGGGGGAGGTCCGGGTGGAGCTGCTGCACCTGGGCACCGCCCACACCACCAACGACACCGTGGTGTGGCTGCCCGCCCAGCGGGTCCTGTTCACCGGGGACATCGTGATGTCCGGCGCCACGCCGTTCTGCCTGAGCGGCTCGGTCTCCGGCTCGCTCGCGGTCATCGAGGAGCTGCGCGCCCTCGGCCCGACGACCGTCGTCGCCGGGCACGGCCCGGTCGGCGGCCCCGAACTCCTCGACACCACCGCCGGCTACCTGCGCCACGTACAGCGGCTGGCCGCCGAGGGGATCGCGGCCGGGCTGACCCCGCTGGAGACCGCGCACGAGGCCGATCTCGGGCCCTTCGCGGGACTCCTCGACAGCGAGCGCCTGGTCCCCAACCTGCACCGCGCCTACGCCGAGGCGGCGGGCGCGCCGCCGGGGCACCCGCTCGACATCGAGGGGATGTTCTGCGAGATGGTCGCCTTCCACGGCGGCCTGCCCGCCTGCTCGGCCTGA
- a CDS encoding aromatase/cyclase yields the protein MPQQGLREVEHEITVSAPAAAVYRLIAEVRNWPRIFPPTIYVDHVPQGGNEERIQIWATANGEPKNWTSRRTLDPERLTITFRQEIPAPPVAAMGGTWIIEPLSASESRVRLLHDYRAVGDDPTSLLWIDQAVDRNSRSELAALKTNVEHAHATEDLTFSFEDTVRVEGSAKDVFDFVNEAELWPERLPHVAVVRLTEDTPGLQELEMDTRAKDGSVHTTKSYRVTFPHEKIAYKQTTLPALMSLHTGYWTFAEDAEGGLFASSQHTVTLNTANIAKVLGPEATVEDAKAYVRTALSTNSTATLNHAKAFAEQRARA from the coding sequence ATGCCGCAGCAGGGCCTGCGCGAAGTGGAGCACGAGATCACCGTCTCGGCCCCGGCCGCCGCCGTGTACAGGTTGATCGCCGAGGTCCGGAACTGGCCGCGGATCTTCCCCCCGACCATCTACGTGGACCACGTCCCGCAGGGCGGGAACGAGGAGCGCATCCAGATCTGGGCCACCGCCAACGGCGAGCCCAAGAACTGGACCTCCCGCCGCACCCTGGACCCGGAGCGGCTCACCATCACCTTCCGCCAGGAGATCCCCGCGCCGCCCGTCGCCGCCATGGGCGGCACCTGGATCATCGAGCCGCTCTCCGCGTCCGAGTCCCGGGTGCGGCTGCTGCACGACTACCGGGCCGTGGGCGACGACCCGACGAGCCTGCTGTGGATCGACCAGGCCGTCGACCGCAACTCGCGCTCGGAGCTGGCCGCGCTGAAGACCAACGTCGAGCACGCCCACGCCACCGAGGACCTGACCTTCTCCTTCGAGGACACGGTGCGCGTCGAGGGCTCCGCGAAGGACGTCTTCGACTTCGTCAACGAGGCGGAGCTGTGGCCCGAGCGCCTGCCGCACGTGGCGGTCGTACGCCTCACCGAGGACACCCCCGGCCTCCAGGAACTGGAGATGGACACCCGTGCCAAGGACGGCTCCGTCCACACCACCAAGTCCTACCGGGTGACCTTCCCGCACGAGAAGATCGCGTACAAGCAGACGACCCTGCCGGCGCTGATGAGCCTGCACACCGGCTACTGGACCTTCGCCGAGGACGCGGAGGGCGGCCTCTTCGCCTCCTCCCAGCACACGGTCACCCTCAACACCGCCAACATCGCCAAGGTGCTGGGCCCCGAGGCCACCGTCGAGGACGCCAAGGCGTACGTGCGGACCGCCCTCAGCACCAACAGCACCGCCACCCTCAACCACGCCAAGGCATTCGCCGAGCAGCGGGCCCGCGCATGA